A window from Toxoplasma gondii ME49 chromosome IX, whole genome shotgun sequence encodes these proteins:
- a CDS encoding mRNA capping enzyme (encoded by transcript TGME49_305320): MNALHSEAIPPPPEDGRRTAHGEKLRSSSSSSPSSSPSSSSPSSSSSSSSSSSPSSSSSSPVHSLAVSPAELPGILEGDASGLLPPEQAQRVRERVRKMCGWSRDSFPGGQPVSLSKSNLTELFRNPYVACEKTDGIRFLLLAASGCIFLIGRKEEVRMIPDKFLPRKGRLHEPQQLTLLDGELVMDRLPNGESVARYLIYDAICIERDESIKELNLMGRLAAVAERVVAPLRELEEEERMQSERNEAARESHANDGTGEAQLAKTGRTKGKNSLEIYLKDFFEIFDLLHIQRMALRLPHESDGIIFTPVNLPYATGTCRQLLKWKPPHLNTVDFSADALYDEQGVPRLFQLYIADHGVRVFKGEFLAPYGKLYKELLQMASSTRLSGTIVECFWFASPPVYTFVPSLRSAEDSRSDKEVCRWRAWNAAKPLYDVENGTWKEGGWVAERIRTDKSLPNSFQVMKKVQQSIDDSITFRTLLREAERYRIHGKKTVGEGCTLPPDHKKKAS; encoded by the exons ATGAACGCTCTCCATTCAGAGGCCATCCCACCGCCGCCGGAGGATGGCCGACGAACTGCACACGGCGAGAAACTacgctcctcttcctcttcttctccttcctcttctccttcttcctcttctccttcttcttcctcttcttcttcctcttcgtcttctccttcttcttcctcttcttctccagtccACAGTCTCGCTGTGTCGCCGGCGGAGTTGCCGGGGATTTTGGAAGGCGACGCCTCGGGGCTTCTGCCTCCAGAGCAGGCGCAGCGCGTACGCGAGCGAGTGCGAAAAATGTGCGGTTGGTCGAGAGACTCTTTTCCAGGTGGACAGCCTGTGAGCTTGAGCAAAAGCAACCTCACAG aatTATTTCGCAATCCGTATGTCGCTTGCGAGAAGACAGATGGCattcgtttccttctgcttgCTGCCTCGGGATGCATTTTCCTCAtcggcagaaaagaagag GTGCGGATGATTCCCGACAAATTTCTTCCGCGAAAAGGCCGCCTCCACGAGCCTCAGCAGTTGACGCTTTTGGACGGCGAGCTCGTCATG gaccGTCTGCCGAACGGAGAGAGCGTCGCGCGTTACTTGATTTACGACGCGATTTGCATTGAACGAGATGAATCAATAAAAGAATTAAATCTCATGGGGCGTCTGGCAGCAGTAGCAGAGCGCGTGGTGGCACCACTgagagaactcgaggaggaagagcgcatgcagagcgaaagaaatgaggcggcgagagagtCGCATGCGAACGACGGAACCGGCGAGGCGCAGCTGGCGAAGACAGGACGcacaaaaggaaaaaactcTCTGGAAATCTATCTCAAG gaTTTTTTCGAGATCTTCGACTTGCTGCACATTCAGCGCATGGCGTTGCGTCTGCCTCACGAGTCCGACGGAATTATTTTCACTCCTGTCAACCTGCCCTACGCGACAGGCACATGCAGGCAATTGCTCAAGTGGAAGCCGCCGCACCTAAACACT GTCGATTTTAGCGCCGACGCACTTTACGACGAACAAGGAGTTCCCCGCCTCTTTCAGCTCTACATCGCCGACCAT GGTGTTCGTGTGTTCAAGGGCGAGTTCCTCGCCCCCTACGGGAAACTCTACAAGGAACTTCTTCAGATGGCCAG TTCCACGCGCCTCAGTGGCACAATCGTCGAGTGCTTCTGGTTCGCTTCTCCGCCAGTGTACACCTTCGTCCCCTCTCTGAGGAGCGCCGAGGACTCGCGCAGCGACAAAGAAGTCTGCAGATGGAGAGCGTGGAACGCAGCGAAGCCTCTGTACGACGTCGAAAATGGAACGTGGAAGGAAGGCGGCTGGGTCGCCGAGCGCATTCGAACG GACAAAAGTCTTCCGAACTCTTTCCAAGTCATGAAGAAGGTTCAGCAG AGTATCGATGACAGCATCACGTTCCGAACGCTCCTGCGGGAGGCTGAACGGTATCGCATCCACGGAAAAAAGACTGTCGGCGAAGGATGCACTTTGCCCCCTGAccacaagaagaaagcgtcTTGA
- a CDS encoding hypothetical protein (encoded by transcript TGME49_305315) gives MAEVSGSPGKARKSAQTLPSCFRCFRLPSLSSLFHLLEGNWGGKERSKTNAERLTGYIGCVVAAQTFYGCVAEAENKGEMASFSSLDCSFAASVCVLLRSTLSKDGG, from the exons ATGGCTGAGGTCTCTGGGTCACCTGGCAAAGCACGGAAGTCGGCGCAGacgcttccttcttgcttccgttgctttcgccttccttctctgtcttctctctttcacctTCTGGAAGGGAACTGGggaggcaaagagagaagcaagaccaacgcagagagactcaCCGGATACATAGGGTGCGTTGTGGCTGCACAGA CCTTTTACGGCTGTGTcgccgaagcagaaaacaagGGGGAGAtggcttccttctcttcgctaGACTGTTCCTTTGCAGCCAgcgtctgcgttcttctgcgCTCTACACTCTCCAAGG ATGGCGGCTGA
- a CDS encoding cyclin, N-terminal domain-containing protein (encoded by transcript TGME49_305330) → MAPRLSPTTSPSVQAYLVHKGEERREAAQAVFFSDAFARPPLEPGQLHANEAQLAGAALRAFPWSDSQSHASFPAQQRDCFLAVPTGFSRPETCEENTGEWTHAAPGTPAGLGEAFAQRSQPAGVSAVPVQAFCDRWEPAEARSQEFLRRQETPSVAKPMGALDPEGLACRQGCERWRKEKGSVEAGVGQAHSRGPGALRTTLAGVDELAMSAVGAVLSRLAKRGTEDLRASGGEGVITVFHSSTEPSIGVREYVDRLARFFRCSSESFILALIYIDRLVRRRPGFTLNSLNVHRLFITALTVAAKFFDDTYYSNSFYAKVGGLSLKELNRLEVTLVLLLDFRLHVMPHEFLSVRAFVLEEAVPRPLKAPVAGATRDGPASLPWNFAPHAVRSLTAARRPVSRLHQVLGLSPHVRGACGARGDARVVPSASAEPKAPRLAKDAPAHGYALEGEAGRSRPRETEELGNASSGAGGPGETRGVADVVITPATVASRGDLSRGSSSSLASISGPRDPLWPRPEQDRTHLRRAASRTSPPASPLSGRKTDSAEDGGDGEEPRGDLHLDQDTTWEEVVSPTAETVWGLSGLQAGAQKASAQAGSEAAGREVEGPRVQRPRSEEADCGDAHLEGVSASASNSVGNGAVSLQIQSCLEERLLFQSRYLGLGKTLTCESDLSSQAHPDPRLHLAGLDTGLSSFTRALTHGSGVSPSSRETEKELVTCISCGGRPLGAVSRTCALRRPDPGAFDLALHAPTERDSRGDALGGRARSPERRGSNAVHLGHPEGSAETAREGQGPPSGRTPGLEHAENEAQAETPETWGGGAPDGARAATTCAGARTAPQRLEATVEGKAKRQLVSSCAASSLSVLAGGHASDAAACRFRGCLAERKQSRRELRREVPEAHASKASCSASRERGYYDSERREEWRRDFTGGAFSFAGPEQRSQTFASFASAGPVAVFAPRSCSGREERREGAGAKAFFSRGLASPQAAAVSEDVDARLGTALGSRGDTCEEGGHGAGVPAHPCSLGALVPVETLAPEEASRLLPAVSSFSASWSASRAGLLLSLSSTACSLPGFRGFCPTPVTPTERKEGRVEHSPAFDSPHCLGSGRSVNSTASTVAPDQYVSFANEDSIGFALRALASPLHALQGKVEERERQLLHARFLRDRCRTKLPTNQA, encoded by the coding sequence ATGGCGCCTCGCTTGTCCCCGACGACGTCTCCGTCGGTCCAGGCGTACTTGGTGCAcaaaggcgaggagaggagggaggctGCACAggctgtcttcttttcggaTGCGTTTGCGCGCCCACCGCTCGAGCCGGGCCAACTGCATGCTAATGAAGCCCAGCTGGCGGGCGCCGCACTGCGGGCATTCCCGTGGAGCGACTCGCAGAGCCATGCGTCGTTTCCTGCGCAGCAGCGGGACTGCTTCTTGGCTGTTCCGACTGGGTTCTCGCGCCCTGAGACCTGCGAAGAGAACACGGGCGAGTGGACTCACGCGGCTCCAGGAACTCCAGCGGGTCTCGGCGAGGCCTTCGCACAGAGATCCCAGCCGGCAGGCGTCTCCGCGGTTCCCGTCCAAGCGTTCTGTGATCGGTGGGAGCCGGCCGAGGCGCGAAGCCAGGAGTTTCtcaggagacaagagacgccTTCAGTCGCGAAGCCGATGGGCGCTCTTGATCCAGAGGGTCTTGCTTGTCGCCAAGGGTGCGAGCGAtggcgaaaggagaagggaTCCGTCGAGGCTGGTGTCGGCCAGGCCCACAGCCGAGGCCCGGGCGCCCTCCGGACTACCTTGGCGGGCGTCGACGAGCTGGCGATGAGCGCCGTGGGCGCGGTGCTGAGTCGACTCGCGAAAAGAGGGACAGAGGACTTGCGAGCGTCCGGCGGCGAAGGGGTGATCACGGTGTTTCATTCCTCGACCGAACCGTCGATCGGTGTGCGCGAGTACGTGGACCGCCTCgcgcgcttcttccgctGTTCGAGCGAGAGCTTTATCCTCGCCCTCATCTACATCGACCGCCTCGTCCGCCGACGCCCCGGCTTCACGCTGAACAGCTTGAATGTGCACCGCCTCTTCATCACGGCGCTGACGGTCGCCGCCAAATTCTTCGACGACACATACTATAGCAACAGCTTCTATGCGAAGGTTGGCGGGCTGTCTCTGAAGGAGCTGAACAGACTCGAGGTCACActcgttctgcttctcgactTCCGGCTCCACGTCATGCCCCATGAGTTCCTCTCGGTCCGCGCATTCGTCCTCGAGGAGGCCGTCCCGCGCCCGCTGAAGGCCCCCGTAGCCGGCGCGACTCGAGACGGTCCAGCCTCTCTCCCCTGGAACTTCGCCCCCCACGCGGTCCGCAGCTTGACAGCCGCCAGGCGCCCCGTCTCGCGACTCCACCAAGTCCTcggcctgtctcctcacgTTCGCGGCGCCTGTGGTGCGCGGGGTGACGCTCGGGTCGTTCCGTCGGCCAGTGCAGAGCCCAAAGCTCCCCGCCTCGCGAAGGACGCGCCGGCGCATGGATACGCCCTCGAGGGCGAGGCCGGACGTTCGAGGcccagagagacggaggagctGGGAAACGCGTCTTCTGGCGCAGGCGGCCCCGGAGAGACCCGCGGAGTCGCGGATGTCGTCATCACACCCGCGACCGTCGCCTCCCGCGGCGACCTGTCTCGCGGCTCTTCCAGCTCTTTGGCGTCCATTTCAGGTCCGAGAGATCCCCTGTGGCCGAGACCTGAGCAGGATCGAACTCACCTCCGCCGGGCTGCCTCACGCACAAGTCCTCCCGCCTCGCCCCTCTCGGGTCGCAAGACCGACTCAGCCGAAGACGGAGGGGACGGCGAGGAGCCGCGAGGGGACCTGCACCTCGACCAGGACACAACATGGGAGGAGGTGGTGTCTccgacggcggagacagtgTGGGGTCTGTCGGGACTCCAGGCAGgggcgcagaaggcgagtgCGCAGGCGGGGTCGGAAGCTGCGGGGCGCGAGGTCGAAGGCCCGCGAGTGCAGAGACCTAGAAGCGAGGAGGCCGACTGTGGGGACGCCCACCTCGAGGGCGTTTCTGCGAGCGCCTCGAACTCCGTTGGAAACGgcgcggtgtctctgcagattcAGTCGTGCCTGGAAGAGCGGCTTTTGTTTCAGAGCAGATATCTGGGTCTAGGGAAGACCTTGACTTGCGAGAGCGATCTGTCGTCACAGGCGCACCCAGACCCGCGCTTGCACCTCGCGGGCCTGGACACAggtctctcgtccttcacCCGAGCCTTGACTCACGGCTCCGGAGTGTCGCCGTCGAgccgagaaacagagaaggaactggTCACCTGCATCTCGTGTGGGGGCCGCCCGCTCGGCGCAGTCTCGCGAACCTGCGCGCTGCGACGCCCCGACCCTGGTGCATTCGACCTCGCCTTGCACGCCCCCACTGAGAGAGACTCCCGGGGCGACGCCCTCGGCGGCCGTGCCCGGTCCCCCGAACGACGGGGAAGCAACGCGGTGCACCTCGGGCACCCAGAAGGctccgcggagacagctcgTGAAGGACAGGGGCCGCCTTCGGGGCGGACTCCAGGACTGGAgcatgcagaaaacgaagcacAGGCTGAGACGCCGGAGACTTGGGGCGGGGGTGCGCCCGACGGGGCGCGGGCAGCGACGACTTGTGCCGGCGCGCGGACGGCTCCTCAGCGTCTGGAGGCGACAGTGgaggggaaggcgaagagacagttGGTGTCTTCGTgcgcagcttcttcgctctctgtgcTCGCAGGCGGCCATGCCTCAGACGCCGCGGCCTGTCGCTTTCGGGGCTGCTtggcggagaggaagcaaagccGGCGCGAGCTGCGGCGAGAAGTCCCTGAGGCACACGCGTCGAAGGCGAGCTGCTCTGCGTCCCGAGAGCGCGGCTACTACGACAGCGAGCGGCGAGAGGAGTGGCGACGAGACTTCACTGGgggcgccttctccttcgctggaCCGGAGCAACGCAGCCAGACCTTTGCGAGTTTCGCGTCGGCAGGGCCGGTGGCTGTCTTCGCGCCGCGCTCCTGCTCCggccgcgaggagagacgagaaggcgcgGGGGCGAaagcgttcttctctcgcggtcTGGCCAGTCCGCAGGCGGCGGCCGTCTCGGAGGACGTGGACGCACGTTTGGGGACAGCTCTCGGGtcccgaggagacacttgcgaGGAGGGGGGCCATGGGGCCGGCGTTCCCGCGCACCCCTGTTCTTTGGGGGCGCTGGTGCCTGTGGAGACCCTCGCTCCTGAAGAGGCCAGTCGACTTCTTCCGGCGGTATCGAgcttctcggcttcctgGTCTGCTTCGCGAGCGGGGCTgctcctgtcgctctcttcgactgcatgcagtctcccTGGTTTCCGAGGCTTCTGCCCCACACCCGTGACGCCGACGGAGCGAAAGGAGGGACGCGTGGAACACAGTCCCGCGTTCGACTCGCCGCACTGTCTCGGTTCGGGTCGCTCCGTGAACTCCACTGCGAGCACGGTGGCCCCTGACCAGTACGTCAGCTTCGCGAACGAGGACAGCATTGGCTTCGCCCTGCGCGCCCTCGCgtcgccgctgcatgcgctccaaggcaaggtggaggagagagagcgacagcttctgcatgcgaggTTTCTCAGAGACCGGTGCCGCACCAAGCTGCCGACCAACCAGGCGTGA